A genomic window from Quercus lobata isolate SW786 chromosome 10, ValleyOak3.0 Primary Assembly, whole genome shotgun sequence includes:
- the LOC115963713 gene encoding toll/interleukin-1 receptor-like protein, which yields MALVISEGASSSSFTHQPKNFDVFLSFRGEDTRYGFISHLYEALHLRGIHTFIDDNLQRGEKISTELLKIIENSTISIIVFSENYASSTWCLDELAKIVECKKNDQLVRPIFYNVDPSDVRNQNGKYGKALDKNEKNIKHNKKVQRWRNALQEAANISGWHYQYSGSESKFIQGIVEEISNSKLNRKPLSIARYPVGIDYRVKTILSDIESNDAPMIGIYGPGGIGKTTIAKAIFNRICDHFDGFCYLENFREKSGTNNGVIELQETSF from the exons ATGGCTCTTGTGATCAGCGAAGGAGCCTCATCTTCCTCTTTCACCCACCAACCCAAGAACTTTGATGTCTTCTTGAGTTTCAGAGGTGAAGATACCCGTTATGGTTTTATTAGCCATTTGTATGAGGCTTTACATTTAAGGGGTATTCACACCTTCATTGATGATAATCTCCAAAGGGGAGAAAAAATTTCTACAGAGCTTCTGAAAATCATTGAGAACTCAACAATATCAATAATTGTATTTTCTGAAAACTATGCATCATCCACTTGGTGTTTGGATGAGCTAGCCAAGATTGTTGAGTGCAAGAAGAATGACCAATTGGTGCGACCAATTTTTTACAATGTGGACCCATCAGATGTACGTAACCAAAATGGAAAGTATGGAAAAGCTCtagataaaaatgaaaaaaacattAAGCACAACAAGAAAGTACAAAGATGGAGAAACGCTCTCCAAGAAGCAGCCAATATATCTGGTTGGCATTACCAGTATAG TGGCAGCGAGTCCAAATTTATCCAAGGAATTGTTGAAGAGAtctcaaattctaaattaaatcGCAAGCCATTATCTATTGCTCGTTACCCTGTTGGAATAGATTATCGTGTAAAGACCATTCTTTCAGATATTGAGTCAAATGATGCTCCCATGATAGGGATCTATGGCCCTGGTGGAATAGGTAAGACCACAATCGCAAAAGctatttttaatagaatttgtgATCATTTTGATGGATTTTGTTATCtagaaaattttagagaaaaatctGGGACAAATAATGGTGTAATCGAATTACAAGAGACTTCTTTTTGA
- the LOC115963706 gene encoding disease resistance-like protein DSC1 — protein sequence MIMERLSFKRILLVLDDVDKWVQIENLLGGCDWFASGSKIIITTRDKHLGATLGKCFSTYEVKELDQDEALELFSMHAFQSNKPKKDYLELANQVIKYTKGLPLALVIMGADLCGRSKPEWKSAINKYEKIPIKEIQKVLEISYEGLDEVEQDIFLDIACFFKGFHKKYVMDVLDSCDLNPIYGIQKLIDMCLIIVDQYDKLSMHDLLQQMGKDIVRRESPQLPGERSRLWHYEDVLDVLTENTGSKKVRGIMICSAEPSKIQLEPKCLEKMKNLKFLIASNVEICANLENIPNGLRVLDWRGFPLSSLPSNFHPQKLTVLNMPESRVILYKLLERIQCKSLVYMNFQSCQCIRELPDLSIATPNIKQLNLRECMKLVKVHDSNGCLDKLESWDLTGCIELQILPSCIKMKSLKFLILYECNRFERFPDIPQEMENLKFLSLAYTAIGELPSSFGNLIGLERLDIGSYFYSCHLPSSIYKLQYLRKLILHGNVQFAKDVEIGRQALCNSYGGFSKYGFLMLNLVKNLSSCFHLSKKCLLSGSENLNIRDSIMRFNGLDFLLIEDSMFLKKIPKLPESIRSVYVSNCISLNSKSLEKLFLQFGRNLELSPNMTCSGVKGNLFVDSHSHQIDYSSQLSLPKFFLIEEELRSNLDVYLIDFGERYNIIVPEKKIPKWFNHQSIESSISFWVGPKFPTFAFCIAFHLVPLKDSYANNDKCGSLRDDIISWVCVVNISINGHMQPFMRQPIFQGLKCDHLWFYGVPQSQLQQKFGDLLQGDQNHVKVSCKISHWTSEFGNFAPIIARMGAHVECTFPPQNVGDYSELAPLLPSFSTSNGLRRRRTSTSSNH from the exons ATGATAATGGAAAGACTTTCTTTTAAGAGGATTCTCTTagttcttgatgatgtggataAATGGGTCCAAATAGAAAATTTGCTTGGAGGATGTGATTGGTTTGCTTCTGGAAGCAAAATCATTATAACAACAAGAGACAAACACTTGGGAGCTACTCttggaaaatgtttttcaaCGTACGAGGTTAAGGAATTAGATCAAGATGAAGCTCTTGAACTCTTTAGTATGCATGCCTTCCAAAgtaataaacccaaaaaagattATTTGGAACTTGCAAACCAAGTTATAAAATATACCAAGGGACTTCCATTAGCTCTAGTAATAATGGGCGCTGATTTGTGTGGAAGATCTAAACCTGAATGgaaaagtgcaataaataagtaTGAAAAAATTCCTatcaaagaaattcaaaaagtaCTCGAAATAAGTTATGAAGGATTGGATGAAGTTGAACAAGATATTTTCCTcgatattgcatgtttttttaagGGATTTCATAAGAAGTATGTCATGGATGTACTAGATTCTTGCGATTTAAATCCAATTTATggaattcaaaaacttattgatATGTGTCTAATAATTGTTGATCAATATGACAAATTGTCAATGCATGACTTGCTACAACAAATGGGTAAGGACATTGTTCGACGGGAATCACCACAGCTACCTGGAGAGCGTAGTAGACTATGGCATTATGAGGATGTTCTTGATGTACTAACTGAAAATACG GGGTCAAAAAAAGTTCGAGGCATAATGATATGCTCAGCTGAACCATCAAAGATTCAATTAGAGCCTAAATGTcttgaaaagatgaaaaatctCAAGTTTCTTATAGCTAGTAATGTAGAGATTTGTGCAAATCTTGAAAATATTCCCAACGGATTAAGGGTGCTTGATTGGCGTGGATTTCCTTTATCTTCCTTACCATCCAATTTTCATCCTCAAAAGCTCACTGTACTTAACATGCCAGAAAGTAGGGTTATATTGTACAAGCTTCTCgag agGATACAATGTAAAAGCTTGGTATATATGAATTTCCAATCCTGTCAATGCATTAGGGAATTGCCTGACTTATCAATTGCCACCCCAAACATAAAGCAATTGAATCTTCGTGAATGTATGAAATTAGTCAAGGTTCACGACTCTAATGGATGTCTTGATAAGCTTGAAAGTTGGGACCTTACGGGTTGCATTGAACTTCAAATTCTTCCAAGCTGCATCAAGATGAAAtctcttaaatttttaattctctaTGAGTGCAATAGGTTTGAGAGGTTCCCTGATATTCCACaagaaatggaaaatttaaagTTCCTAAGTTTGGCATACACTGCCATTGGAGAGCTTCCTTCATCATTTGGGAATCTCATTGGGCTTGAGCGATTAGATATAGGTTCCTATTTCTATTCGTGTCATCTTCCAAGTAGCATCTATAAATTGCAATATCTTCGCAAACTCATTCTTCATGGCAATGTCCAATTTGCAAAGGACGTGGAGATAGGTAGACAAGCACTATGCAATTCTTATGGTGGCTTTTCAAAATATGGTTTTCTGATGTTGAatcttgtaaaaaatttgtCTTCTTGTTTCCACCTCTCAAAGAAATGTTTATTATCAGGGAGTGAAAATTTGAACATCCGAGATAGCATTATGAGATTCAATGGATTAGATTTTCTTCTAATTGAGGATTCTATGTTCcttaagaaaattccgaaactTCCAGAAAGTATAAGATCTGTGTATGTGTCAAACTGCATCTCGTTGAATTCAAAATCATTAGAAAAACTATTCCTTCAG TTTGGAAGAAATTTAGAGCTTTCACCAAATATGACATGTTCAGGTGTGAAAGGCAATTTATTTGTGGATTCCCATTCACATCAAATTGATTACTCTTCCCAGCTCTCCCTCCCCAAGTTCTTCCTAATTGAAGAAGAGTTACGTTCAAATCTAGATGTGTATCTGATTGATTTTGGAGAGAGATATAATATAATAGTACCAGAAAAGAAGATTCCAAAGTGGTTCAACCATCAAAGTATTGAAAGCTCCATATCATTCTGGGTTGGTCCAAAATTTCCAACATTTGCCTTTTGTATTGCTTTTCATCTAGTTCCGTTGAAAGACAGTTATGCAAATAATGATAAGTGCGGTTCTCTCCGTGATGATATAATTAGTTGGGTTTGTGTTGTCAACATTTCCATCAATGGTCATATGCAACCTTTCATGCGGCAGCCGATCTTTCAGGGTTTGAAGTGTGATCATTTGTGGTTTTACGGTGTACCTCAAAGCCAATTGCAGCAGAAATTTGGAGACTTGTTGCAAGGTGATCAGAATCATGTTAAGGTTTCATGTAAAATCTCTCATTGGACAAgtgaatttggaaattttgcgCCTATCATTGCAAGGATGGGGGCACATGTGGAATGCACTTTTCCTCCTCAAAATGTTGGTGACTACTCTGAGCTTGCACCTTTACTACCTTCTTTCTCCACTTCCAATGGACTTAGACGCAGGAGAACCTCAACCTCCTCTAATCACTGA
- the LOC115963712 gene encoding uncharacterized protein LOC115963712 isoform X3 gives MERSLWGHLPLLMRSNSKESVEYILQALWRTRKTGLDPADRHIVRDMLQLENDSDLDPLLVCLRMLIRRFVYENVSKDDIHKLFPTEVLPELQRLLTLLLQKFQREWQDDLLKDQVTLPRLKAMTWDMANQDAESVDPVAVINLKVTMDYYYSFCSFKMMHSLTQENWM, from the exons ATGGAGCGTAGTTTGTGGGGTCACTTGCCGCTATTGATGAGGTCGAATTCGAAAGAGTCAGTTGAATACATTCTCCAAGCCCTTTGGAGAACACGAAAAACTGGTCTCGACCCTGCCGACCGCCACATCGTCCGCGACATGCTCCAGCTTGAAAACGATTCCGACCTCGACCCT CTTTTGGTATGTCTTCGCATGTTGATCCGTAGGTTTGTTTACGAGAATGTCAGCAAGGATGACATTCATAAACTGTTTCCCACTGAAGTATTGCCTGAACTACAAAGACTATTGACGCTTCTGCTACAAAAGTTTCAACGAGAATGGCAGGATGATTTACTCAAGGATCAG GTTACTTTGCCCCGGTTGAAGGCAATGACATGGGATATGGCAAATCAAGATGCTGAATCCGTAGACCCTGTGGCTGTTATCAATTTGAAG GTGACTATGGACTATTACTACTCATTTTGCAGCTTCAAAATGATGCACAGTCTCACTCAGGAGAATTGGATGTGa
- the LOC115963712 gene encoding uncharacterized protein LOC115963712 isoform X2: MERSLWGHLPLLMRSNSKESVEYILQALWRTRKTGLDPADRHIVRDMLQLENDSDLDPLLVCLRMLIRRFVYENVSKDDIHKLFPTEVLPELQRLLTLLLQKFQREWQDDLLKDQVTLPRLKAMTWDMANQDAESVDPVAVINLKLQNDAQSHSGELDVKFQLAQDTLETMLSSMYSIRDQLSNMDETSTRHLSQETNVM, from the exons ATGGAGCGTAGTTTGTGGGGTCACTTGCCGCTATTGATGAGGTCGAATTCGAAAGAGTCAGTTGAATACATTCTCCAAGCCCTTTGGAGAACACGAAAAACTGGTCTCGACCCTGCCGACCGCCACATCGTCCGCGACATGCTCCAGCTTGAAAACGATTCCGACCTCGACCCT CTTTTGGTATGTCTTCGCATGTTGATCCGTAGGTTTGTTTACGAGAATGTCAGCAAGGATGACATTCATAAACTGTTTCCCACTGAAGTATTGCCTGAACTACAAAGACTATTGACGCTTCTGCTACAAAAGTTTCAACGAGAATGGCAGGATGATTTACTCAAGGATCAG GTTACTTTGCCCCGGTTGAAGGCAATGACATGGGATATGGCAAATCAAGATGCTGAATCCGTAGACCCTGTGGCTGTTATCAATTTGAAG CTTCAAAATGATGCACAGTCTCACTCAGGAGAATTGGATGTGaagttccaattagctcaagaTACTCTAGAGACGATGCTGAGTTCCATGTACTCTATAAGAGACCAGTTGTCTAACATG GATGAGACCTCAACGAGGCATTTATCCCAAGAAACCAATGTGATGTAG